In Thermanaeromonas sp. C210, the following proteins share a genomic window:
- a CDS encoding LCP family protein, producing MKNGYTDREFWGEAQDQARPARRGSLFFRVLILAFLSLITFAGFGLAGYRLAAHWLGAPTALGGTTDPVPPEEPRILPRAVLLIGVDARQEKEPSRSDTIMVAFLDEAGRRIDILSIPRDSYVRIPGHGSDKINAAHAFGGPELLMETVNSLLGTRVAKYVEVDFQGFEKIVDTLGGVDIEVDKRMYYPEEGIDLQAGFQHLNGRDALSYVRFRNDPEGDITRIGRQQKFLKAMLEQAFKLSTIPKIPRLVSDLNKYVQTNLSTAEMVSLALFLKDLDSSTVVTHTVPGEGKYINGISYWVIDEEKLEEVLNSIPGLKGR from the coding sequence ATGAAAAACGGATATACCGATAGAGAATTTTGGGGAGAGGCTCAGGACCAGGCCCGTCCGGCCAGGAGGGGAAGCCTCTTTTTTAGGGTTTTGATCCTGGCTTTCCTCAGCCTCATAACCTTTGCCGGGTTCGGCTTGGCCGGCTACCGGCTGGCGGCCCACTGGCTGGGGGCGCCCACGGCCCTGGGGGGAACCACCGATCCTGTTCCTCCGGAAGAACCCCGGATCCTTCCCCGCGCCGTGCTCCTCATAGGGGTGGACGCCAGGCAGGAAAAGGAGCCCTCCCGTTCCGATACCATAATGGTGGCCTTTTTGGATGAGGCCGGCCGCCGGATAGATATCCTCTCCATCCCCCGGGACAGCTACGTGCGAATTCCCGGTCACGGTTCGGATAAGATCAATGCCGCCCACGCCTTCGGGGGGCCCGAGCTCCTCATGGAAACCGTAAACAGCCTCCTGGGTACGAGGGTTGCCAAGTATGTGGAGGTGGATTTCCAGGGCTTTGAAAAAATAGTGGACACCCTGGGCGGGGTGGATATCGAAGTAGATAAGCGCATGTACTACCCGGAGGAGGGAATTGACCTCCAGGCCGGCTTCCAGCATTTAAACGGCCGGGATGCCTTGAGCTACGTCCGCTTTCGCAACGACCCGGAAGGCGACATAACCCGCATAGGCCGCCAGCAGAAATTCCTCAAGGCCATGCTGGAACAGGCCTTTAAACTCAGCACCATCCCCAAAATACCCCGCCTGGTGAGCGACCTCAACAAATATGTGCAGACCAACCTCAGCACGGCGGAGATGGTCAGCCTGGCCTTGTTCCTCAAAGACCTGGACAGCAGCACCGTGGTGACCCACACGGTCCCGGGCGAGGGCAAGTACATCAATGGGATCAGCTACTGGGTCATCGACGAAGAGAAGCTAGAAGAGGTCCTCAACTCCATTCCCGGCCTGAAGGGGAGGTAG
- a CDS encoding WecB/TagA/CpsF family glycosyltransferase, with product MSCTGPVRRILGCRLDGPTLAGALDLIRDFIASGRPHQIVTLNAEMAYRASEDALLRDIINRAALVTPDGAGVVWASRLLGSPVPERVAGVDLVEGLAARAAREGWRLFLYGAAPGVAEKARERLLARYPSLAITGTAHGYLSPAEERELLARLRQARPDVLLVALGSPRQEYWIDRHLKELGIPVAMGVGGTLDVLAGEVSRAPRWMQRLGLEWLYRVAQDPRRVKRVLALPKFILKVGGQALKARIKDARPAP from the coding sequence ATGTCCTGCACCGGGCCGGTCCGCCGGATACTGGGCTGCCGCCTGGACGGGCCCACCCTGGCCGGGGCCCTGGACTTAATTCGCGACTTCATAGCTTCGGGCCGGCCTCACCAGATCGTCACCCTCAACGCCGAGATGGCCTACCGTGCCTCGGAGGACGCGCTGCTCAGGGACATCATCAACCGGGCCGCCCTGGTAACTCCTGATGGCGCCGGCGTCGTCTGGGCCTCGCGCCTCCTGGGTTCGCCGGTGCCCGAGAGGGTGGCCGGCGTGGACCTGGTGGAAGGGCTGGCCGCTCGGGCCGCCCGGGAGGGATGGCGGCTCTTTTTGTACGGCGCCGCTCCCGGCGTGGCCGAAAAAGCCCGGGAGAGGCTCCTCGCCCGGTACCCCTCCCTGGCCATCACCGGTACCGCCCACGGCTACCTTTCCCCGGCGGAAGAGAGGGAACTCCTGGCCCGGCTGCGGCAGGCGCGGCCGGACGTTCTCCTGGTGGCCTTGGGATCGCCGCGCCAGGAATACTGGATCGACCGGCACCTTAAGGAGCTGGGCATTCCGGTGGCCATGGGGGTGGGCGGTACCCTGGACGTCCTGGCGGGGGAGGTGTCCCGGGCCCCCCGGTGGATGCAGCGCCTGGGCCTGGAGTGGCTTTACCGCGTGGCCCAGGATCCCCGGAGGGTCAAAAGGGTGCTGGCCCTTCCGAAGTTTATATTGAAGGTAGGGGGACAGGCCCTTAAGGCCCGTATCAAGGATGCCAGGCCTGCACCTTAA
- a CDS encoding S8 family serine peptidase, translated as MRRKTGGPPRVKAALALLGLFLLTWTLRVHIRTNTSFLSDRAAHLTGVGAVAAPGVVLPEGLTGRGQIIGLADSGLDAGRPDDIHPDLQSSPGAFPKVVMLKSWAGRSVPDDPTGHGTHLAGLIAGTGAASGGKYRGIAPDAGLYFQALLDEEGKISVPPDLEDLFRPAYAAGVRVHVNGWGGGSNRYSSSSRQVDAFVRSHLDFLPIFSAGNGGPVAGTLTAEANSKNALVVGAAQSVRPALSPDAQDASSPAFFSSRGPAGDGRLKPDLLAPGAGLVGPRSRLVEGNFPAHSGYSLQSGTSQAAAVAGGAAALLRQYLQEKGIQEPSAALLKAALINGARPAASGSDPPGSAWGLLDLAGTVLALEEGAMQLADEVRGLQEGETAEFELEITNPQAPLKVTLVWTDPPAPAGADRALVNDLDLVVIGPDGREYLGNDADGEGRPDRLNNVEQIYITQPPAGHYTIKVIASAVAQGAVAGSGSPRQDFALAYGQLLPRGVLAGFSPAGKLRLSDGREIEWPAGNIINVVDGQRVPADKDHLLPGADVYLGSRTVYVVGATWQGAGLQPLATSRGDMLVEIGRELREGGFYLNPAAGSNVFLDGRPADLESLPPGVDVSATLNPSTGTLWTVEARAVLKEGLVAEVNPEENTLRLLHDDQIYRLSSRVAVSFADRLHGSALADLPFGAADKGEVEQIWPGMAVELALSSRSGEVVYLAVKRDLVVGRIASVDASAGRLVLETGASLKVFPGAPLERDGREAGLEELKPGDWVRAVTLPEADTAVALRAYSRVLYGRVIYVSRDRDLLYLIDSRNDFHLLRLGSAAHIYRWGLWAGREAVSPGDWVRVILDPQEDEIWRIDVAPVAGEKKGVLAGWDRDDGLLRLADGTSYPASRATLVTLGGYPVPVEDLPAGLTAQVVYLQAPGTPVLAQVAAEVPASSPPPELKFSVIGRGEGVYLGGTTTADRLYLYREDGRREDVIPGAGGYFAHEIEPGPAGETCLLVALDRRTGAVTGARVELGPGGPSFWDIAGHWAEEDIRLLARQGLLAGFEDGSFRPDLPVTRAEFVALLVRLAGWPVAPSPELPFTDAAEIPSWARGVVAAARERGLVVGFEDGTFRAGLPVTRAEAAALLVRYLGDRAPSPALDLPFRDWHQAPSWSREVLARAFAAGLLRGTAPDVLSPLSSLTRAQTAAVLRRLAGL; from the coding sequence ATGCGGCGAAAAACCGGCGGCCCTCCAAGGGTCAAAGCGGCCCTGGCCCTGCTGGGCCTTTTCCTTTTGACCTGGACTTTGCGCGTACATATTCGGACGAATACATCTTTCTTGAGCGACCGGGCGGCCCACCTCACCGGTGTCGGAGCGGTCGCGGCACCGGGGGTGGTTCTGCCCGAAGGCCTGACCGGCCGCGGCCAGATCATCGGCCTGGCCGATAGCGGCCTGGACGCCGGTCGCCCCGACGACATTCATCCCGACCTGCAGTCCTCCCCGGGCGCCTTCCCCAAGGTGGTCATGCTCAAGAGCTGGGCCGGCCGGAGCGTGCCCGACGACCCTACGGGCCACGGCACCCACCTGGCAGGCCTCATAGCGGGCACCGGGGCCGCCTCGGGGGGCAAGTACCGGGGCATCGCTCCGGATGCCGGCCTCTACTTTCAGGCCCTGCTGGACGAGGAGGGTAAAATCTCCGTTCCCCCGGATCTGGAGGACCTCTTCCGGCCCGCCTACGCTGCCGGAGTCCGGGTCCACGTGAACGGCTGGGGTGGAGGTTCTAACCGGTACTCCTCCTCCAGCCGCCAGGTGGACGCCTTTGTCCGCTCCCACCTCGACTTTCTCCCCATTTTCAGCGCCGGCAACGGGGGCCCCGTGGCGGGGACGCTAACCGCCGAGGCCAACAGCAAGAACGCCCTGGTGGTGGGGGCGGCCCAGTCCGTCCGCCCGGCCTTAAGCCCCGACGCCCAGGACGCCTCCTCTCCCGCGTTCTTTTCCAGCCGGGGCCCGGCCGGGGACGGCCGCTTAAAGCCCGACCTCCTGGCCCCGGGGGCCGGCCTGGTAGGCCCGCGCTCGCGCCTGGTGGAGGGTAACTTCCCCGCCCACTCCGGCTACAGCCTGCAGAGCGGCACCAGCCAGGCCGCGGCCGTGGCCGGGGGAGCGGCCGCCCTCCTGCGCCAGTACCTCCAGGAGAAGGGAATACAGGAACCCTCGGCCGCCCTTCTTAAGGCGGCCCTCATCAACGGCGCCCGGCCCGCGGCTTCCGGGTCCGACCCGCCCGGCAGCGCCTGGGGCCTCCTAGACCTGGCCGGCACCGTCCTGGCCCTGGAAGAGGGCGCCATGCAGCTTGCGGACGAGGTTCGCGGCCTGCAAGAGGGCGAAACGGCCGAGTTTGAACTAGAGATAACCAATCCCCAGGCGCCCCTCAAGGTGACCCTGGTCTGGACCGACCCTCCTGCGCCGGCCGGGGCGGACAGGGCTCTGGTCAACGACCTGGACCTGGTGGTGATCGGTCCCGACGGCCGGGAATACCTGGGCAATGACGCCGACGGGGAGGGCCGGCCCGACCGCCTTAACAACGTAGAACAAATTTACATAACACAACCCCCCGCCGGACACTACACCATCAAAGTCATCGCCTCGGCTGTCGCCCAGGGCGCGGTGGCGGGCTCGGGCTCGCCCCGCCAGGATTTCGCCCTGGCCTACGGCCAGCTCCTGCCCCGGGGTGTGCTGGCCGGTTTTTCTCCGGCCGGGAAGCTCCGGCTGAGCGACGGCCGGGAAATAGAATGGCCGGCCGGGAACATCATAAATGTGGTGGACGGGCAGAGGGTGCCCGCCGATAAGGACCACCTCCTGCCCGGGGCCGACGTATACCTGGGCAGCCGCACCGTCTACGTTGTGGGCGCCACCTGGCAGGGAGCCGGCCTCCAGCCCCTGGCCACCTCCCGGGGGGACATGCTGGTGGAGATCGGCCGGGAGCTGCGGGAAGGCGGGTTCTACCTTAATCCCGCGGCCGGGAGCAACGTCTTCCTGGACGGCCGGCCTGCCGACCTGGAAAGCCTCCCTCCCGGCGTGGACGTTTCCGCCACCCTCAATCCTTCCACGGGCACCCTCTGGACGGTGGAGGCCCGGGCCGTATTGAAAGAGGGGCTGGTGGCCGAAGTGAACCCGGAGGAGAACACCTTGCGGCTCCTCCACGACGATCAGATCTACCGCCTTTCCTCCCGGGTAGCCGTCTCTTTCGCCGACCGCCTGCACGGCTCGGCCCTGGCCGACCTGCCCTTCGGGGCGGCGGACAAGGGTGAGGTGGAGCAGATATGGCCCGGGATGGCCGTAGAGCTGGCCCTATCCTCCCGGAGCGGGGAGGTGGTGTACCTGGCGGTAAAGCGGGACCTCGTGGTGGGCCGCATCGCCTCCGTAGATGCCTCCGCCGGCCGGCTGGTGCTGGAAACCGGAGCCTCCCTCAAAGTTTTCCCCGGAGCCCCCCTGGAGCGGGACGGCCGCGAGGCGGGGCTTGAAGAGTTAAAGCCGGGCGACTGGGTCCGGGCCGTCACCCTGCCGGAGGCGGACACCGCGGTGGCCCTCCGGGCCTACAGCCGGGTCCTCTACGGCCGGGTGATTTACGTCAGCCGGGACCGGGACCTTCTATACCTAATCGACAGCCGTAACGACTTCCACCTCCTGCGCCTAGGGTCCGCGGCCCATATTTACCGCTGGGGCCTCTGGGCGGGCCGGGAGGCCGTCAGCCCCGGCGACTGGGTCCGGGTAATCCTGGATCCCCAAGAAGATGAGATATGGCGGATTGACGTGGCCCCGGTGGCCGGGGAGAAGAAGGGCGTCCTGGCGGGCTGGGACCGCGACGACGGCCTCCTCCGCCTGGCCGACGGCACCTCCTACCCCGCCTCCCGGGCCACCCTGGTGACCCTGGGGGGCTACCCGGTCCCGGTGGAGGACCTCCCGGCGGGCCTCACGGCCCAGGTGGTGTACCTCCAAGCCCCCGGCACCCCGGTGCTCGCCCAGGTGGCGGCCGAAGTCCCTGCGTCGTCCCCGCCCCCGGAGCTCAAGTTTTCGGTGATCGGCCGGGGCGAGGGGGTGTACCTGGGCGGCACCACTACCGCCGACCGCCTTTACCTCTACCGTGAAGACGGACGACGGGAGGACGTGATCCCCGGCGCCGGAGGCTACTTCGCCCATGAAATAGAGCCGGGCCCCGCGGGAGAAACCTGCCTCCTGGTGGCCCTGGACCGGCGCACTGGAGCCGTAACCGGCGCCAGGGTGGAGCTGGGCCCCGGCGGCCCTTCCTTCTGGGACATTGCCGGCCACTGGGCGGAGGAGGACATCCGGCTCCTGGCCCGGCAGGGCCTCCTGGCGGGCTTTGAGGACGGCAGCTTCCGGCCGGACCTGCCTGTTACCAGGGCGGAGTTCGTAGCCCTGCTGGTCCGTCTGGCCGGCTGGCCGGTGGCGCCTTCCCCCGAGCTGCCCTTTACCGATGCGGCCGAGATTCCCTCCTGGGCCCGGGGGGTGGTGGCCGCCGCCCGTGAGCGGGGCCTTGTGGTGGGCTTTGAAGACGGCACCTTCCGGGCCGGCCTCCCCGTTACCCGGGCCGAAGCCGCCGCCCTCCTGGTGCGCTATCTGGGCGACCGGGCACCTTCCCCGGCCCTTGACCTCCCCTTCAGGGATTGGCACCAGGCGCCTTCCTGGAGCCGGGAGGTTCTGGCCCGGGCCTTTGCCGCCGGGTTGCTCCGGGGGACGGCCCCGGATGTATTGTCCCCCCTGTCTTCCCTTACCCGGGCCCAGACCGCCGCGGTCTTAAGGCGCCTTGCGGGATTGTAG